The sequence below is a genomic window from Mercenaria mercenaria strain notata chromosome 14, MADL_Memer_1, whole genome shotgun sequence.
TCCACAGAATCTCGAGAACCTAACAGAAGTTCAGCTGAGTCAACGATCATTTGTCAGGTAGCCCCCACACTTCATGctactgtatgtatatatatctatatatcatCGGAAATCTACTCGTGTCACGTTGCTTATGCAGATACACTCTATTTCAAAAGCTCTTGAAATGTAACCCTCCCAatgacatgtacatgtttatGAATCTAGCTTATGTACATTCTGCTCCTTCTGAATTTGTAATGTGTGAAGCATTTGAGAGACTTGGATaacctttccgcacctgtaacatgataaaatgtattagcgtttgatggccctttcacgcttccgtagaatcaacatttattacacaaaattcattttgaaaatatttctgaaatgtctagatctgcagctttcaaatacggaaatatcttacacccGAGGCATATattgacactttcagacaacatcaaaaaggaccttttgagtgATTTGACAAAGTTCCAGaaatctctatgtacccttgctccgttacggacccctttgGGATTTGTGCTTATttcgagttcaaatattttttggtagatgaaaagctgacatgtcgggctaaagcccaggtattttcatatcattagaaaatgctgaaaattgactccccattagcaacaaaataaaataataaaaaaagaagtcCATTCGCATACATATTTAGATggggtgacccctgactatcgaccaatccaaaggcgactttcgttttcaagttttgcatgtttacttccattttctttactttcggaaatagctgaaggttgggtgatgtcattttctgtgttgtcaaaaacatacatatgcgtGGGGAGACTACATAAAAATGTGCCCAGTGTCCTAAGGATATAGAGTATTGATATGGGGGAAAAACTTCCTTCAGTAATTAGCTAAAAATATGACACTTCAATCAGTAGATACAGCTTCAGATTTATGTCAAAATTTTTGTAGAGAAAACTTCTTACATTGTttgtaattataaacaaaaagtAAGAACAATGGGATCTATGGATTTTTTCAATGTTCATACTTCAATTATACAGTACATACATGCTTGTAAGTTGTATTAAAACTATTTTTCCAGTAGTTACAGagtaaaattgtaacaaaaatagGGTTAAACTGTATTTAATAGCTTATAAGAAATATTCAAACTTGTAAAATTGTGGCAAAAATAGGGTTTTTATCTGAATTTTAAAGCTTACAACAAAAATACAAGCTCGTACAATATTCTTTTATAATACAACACTACAGAGATATCAGTCTGTTTGGAAAATATTTGATTTCAGCGTCAATATGTGAAGTCGAGTCCTTTCTTGATAACATGTGTATAATTAGTTTCTaaaaatgttacacaaatttTAACATCAAAGTGAGTTTTCCGGTTTTGATGATAAAAATCTTTCTatttatgtaaacaagaatagCAGAAGTAGCAAGAAATTAAATAAGTCCTAGTCACAAGAAgtgtaaaagtgaaaaagataAACCTATTGTCAGGCAAACAGTAGAACAAGATGCCCACAGCCCGCCAGCTGTCATAAGGACTATGAGTTGCACACAACActctaagtccacataaaaatgcttaccagtagagataggtcataatacaccttaaaattggaggtaacatgcatgttgtactacagaaaagtggtcttgatttttctctatGACCAGTAAAagaaattacaatataagctatttatactaacaacaaagggaagtaattctaggttcttgcgcatgatactccgtctcatgatggtgaacaattgtgcgaagttacatcaaaatccctctgcatgaaaaagaaatgtgccagacaaagtcattcttgtatctgatctttgaccttagacctagggacctggttcttgtgcttgacactctgtcttataatggtgaacattcatgccaagttacatcaaaattctcTGATTCTCCAATATCAGAGGATCCAGACTATGCTGAAGATTCAAAAAATGGGGCAGACAGAACTAATGACGGAGGAAGGAAGCCAGTTTATTGTGTATAAATAGCTTTAGATTATGTTGTCTGAATTCAGTTTTTCCTTTGATAAACACTTTGATATTTCATTACAAAAAGACCTCTTGCTCTGTGGTTAAAAGATAAGAGTTGAATCCATTTCCTTTCCTGTAACTTTACCTGGACAATCAAGATGGTAATTTTCCAGTCACACATTCCATTTAATCTATGTTACTTTACATTGTAGATTCCATGATAGCTAACTTTGGAAAgcttaattactttttaatgtaacttacttaaacatttagattttttAGTACTCAGCTATGAAACTACATTGTAGATTCCATGATAACTAACTTTGGAAAGCTtaattactttttagctcacctgtcaaaaagtgacaaggtgagcttttgtgatcgcgcggtgtccatcgtctgtccgtccgtgcatgtgtgcgtccgtaaacttttgcttgtgaccactctagaggtcacatttttcatgggatctttatgaaagttggtcagaatgttcaccttgttgatatctaggtcaagtttcaaactgggtcacgttccttcaaaaactaggtcagtaggtctaaaagtagaaaaaccttgtgacctctctagaggccatatatttcacaagatcttcatgaaaattggtcagaatgttcaccttgatgaaatctaggtcaagtttgaaactgtgtcacgtgccatcaaaaactaggtcaataggtcaaataatagaaaaaccttctgacctctttaaaggccatatttttcattgaatctgcatgaaagttggtctgaatgttcatcttgatgatatctaggtcaagctcgaaactgggtcacgtgcggtcaaaaactaggtcagtaggtctaaaaatagaaaaaccttgtgacctctctagaggccatatatttcatgagatcttcatgaaaattggtcagaatgttcttcttgatgatatctaggtcaagtttgaaaagtgggtcacttgccgtcaaaaactaggtcagtaggtcaaataatagaaaaaccttgtgacctctctagaggccatatttttcatgggatctgtatgaaagttgacctgaatgttcatcatgatgatatctaggtcaagttcgaaagtgggttacgtgccttcaaaaactaggtcagtaggtcaaataatagaaaaaccttgtgacctctctaaaggccatatttttcatgggatctgtatgaaaattggtctgaatgtttatcttgatgatatctaggccaagttcgaaacagggtcatgtgcggtcaaaaactaggtcaattagtctaaaaatagaaaaaccttgtgacctctctagaggccatacttgtgaatggatctccacaaaaattggtcagaatgttcaccttgatgatatcttggtcaagtttgaaactgggtcacgtgccttaaaaaactaggtcagtaggtcaaataatataaaaaccttgtgacctctctagaggccatacttttcatgggatctgtatgaaagttggtctgaatgttcatattgatgatatctaggtcaagtttgaaactgggtcacatgccttaaaaaactaggtcagtaggtcaaataatagaaaaccttgtgacctctctagaggccatacttttcatgggatctgtatgaaagttggtctgaatgttcatattgatgatatctaggtcaagtttgaaactgggtcaactgcgttcaaaaactaggtcagtaggtctaaaattattaaaatcttttgacctctctagaggccatatttttcaatggatcttcatgaaaattgatctgaattttccccttatgatatctaggtaaagttcaaaacagggtcacgtaccttcgaaaactaggtcaataagtcaaataatagaaaaaccttgtgacctctcttagagaccatatttttcaatggatcttcatgaaaattggtcagaatttttatcttgataatatctaggtcaagttcaaaactgggtcacatgagctctaaaactaggtcactatgtcaaataatagaaaaaacgccGTCATACACAATGCTGGGTCATGTGGgcagaggtgagcgattcaggaccatcatggtcctcttgttaatgtTACTTACttaaacatttagattttttAGTACTCAGCTACGAAACTTGACTTTTTCcagtaacatatttttatgtcccccttcggagaaggaggggtatatttttTGCAGATGTCGGGCCAGTCTGTCGGTTGGCCGGTCtgttggtcggtatgtagaccaatccattccggatgataagtcaagaacccttgggcctagggaggttgttcataaccagcagatgacccttattgattttgaaatcagtaggtcaaaggtcaatgtcacaatgacccaaaacagttaaatggtttccagatgataactcaagaagactagggtctaggatcataaaagttgatagggaggatgggCATGTACTTCAGATGACCcataatgattttgaggtcagtaggataaaggtcaaggtcacattgaccctgaacatttaaaccatttcctggctgtaacttgagaacgctttggcctaggatcactgAACTTtttagggaggttgatcatgaccagtatataacccctattgattttgaggtcaataggtcaaaggtctaggtcacattgacccagagcaGTAGAACTGCTTTACAGTGAccagataatttctgttccttgtgcaattactgaatgtattAGAGGGGGCATTCTGTGTTTTATGAGCTCTTGTTTGTAACCTATGTTACAGTTGAGATTCTACTGGATAGCAGATAAATGGGAAACGCTTTACTTTAGAGATTTCATTGTAGCTCATTGCAAAATCTTACTTTCGACACTGTACTTTATACATCTTGCTTATATTCCATGGTAATTGATtattttaaaagctattttgtatcaaatataacTTACATGACACTTCAGATTCCATGGTAGCTAACTGACAGAGCCAGGAGGACTGCAGTGAATTTCATTCAAGTTCAGATAATGTGTATGAGGAAGGAAACAACCAGTTTTTAAATGAGGGAGATTTTGCTAATGCTGTTATTAGGGCTGCTGAGCTGTCTGGCCTGACTGTTGTGGATACAACAGTCAGTGTTTCAAACCCTTAACAAGGTATGATATCACCATTTAATAAGTTGTGCTGAgaatttgacaaattttaatgaatagatGTGGTTTTGTTATGGGACTGTTGGTGGGGATTTGAACTTGCTATAATGGCCTGAAGCCCTGGCTTCTTTTCCTGTAGTgaatcaaattcaaaatttggAAAACGGCTATTCTTGGCATAGTCTTTCTGTTTCCTGTCTGAAGTATTGTTGCATAGAACCTTTGTCCAGGCTTAAATCTAGTTTCTATGGGTATCTTcaataaaatagcatttttttgaaagaatttccATTTACTTGGAACAAAATGATAATAACAGAAtgttaaaaaatgtcattttagagcttTGTAAATACTTGAGGTATTCTCTGTTATTTTGTGAAAAGTTGCATGTTGTTTATCCTTCTTCCATGTTTACTACTGTGATGATTTGATTCCGTGCCAGGAATCTTTTAAACAAGTAAAGAATACAGTTAAGtccacaaatattttcttttttgaaatagcTTCAGGGCTCAGATTATATGCAAATAAGTGTAAATTACACTTTGAAGTAATGCATGTCTGATCATTTTTTAGCATATAAAAACGttcatgaaattacagaaacgcatgcaATGACTTTATACTagcataaacaaaatctgaatcgtttGGATGCTTAACGTAACAGTGCTCCCACATTATTACCCCGTCATATTACACAGGTGCATTACatttggcaaaatatgttctATAAATTATGACCATTTATAGTTAGAAATTCTAGTTACTTTTTTAATGCTctttcattctatctctgttAATGTTAAATAGATTTTACTCAAATTGAAACTGTTGTCTAACATCATATCAATGGCAATTAATCAATCCAATGATAGCTCAAGTTTTCTCAATGTACCCCTATTTCGCTATTCAACAGTCCTGACAGTCCATGAACATACTTTCCACATGACTGGACTTACTGAGGTAAAATGCATTATTTGCATGAAAATTTCAAGTAAGGCAACAAAGTCCCGTATTTACTTTGTATAAACAAGGATACAGTACACCTGAGGAGTATTTCATTAATCTGAGAGTTCtcaaattgtaaattttcaatCATATCTTCTTCATTTATTTACCTCTATTAAAAATCTGCTTAGCTGTGTAGGTGAGCACTTCATGCTTGTTTTCAGCTGACATGAAAATGTAGGTCGCACTGATGTCTTAAAAgataagtttttttctgtaactgcCTAATCGTACCATTATAGTTCATTTTTGGACATATGGCACATGGTAACAACTATTATTCACTTATTGATCGAATGACTTGCCAGTCCAATCAGTAGTCAAAATTATAGCCCAAGGTCCAAAGGACTGAGAGCCAATAGTTTTGAatattgaccagcaagccattcagtaagtgattAAAGATTTATAACATGACttcagaaattaatttttatgcccccgaagggaggcatatagtttttgaactggctgtcggtctgtcagtctgtccgcaattttcgtgtctggtccatatctttgtcattgatggatggattttcaaataacttggcatgaatgtgtaccacagtaagacgacgtgtcgcgcgcaagacccaggtccatagctcaaaggtcaaggtcacacttagacgttaaaggtcattttcatgatagtgcattcgtgttcggtccatatctttgtcatccatagatggattttcaaataccttggcatgaatgtgtaccacagtaagacgacgtgtcgcgcgcaaaacccaggtccatagctcaaaggtcaaggtcacacttagacgttaaaggtcatatctcatgatagtgcattgatgggcgtgtccggtccatatctttgtcattcatgcatggattttaaaattattgggtatgaatttgtaccacagtaagacgatgtgtcgcgcgcaagacccaggtccgttggtcaaaggtcctaaactctaacatcggccataactattcattcaaagtgccatcgggggcatgtgtcatcctatggattTGAATTTGATTCACTACAGGAAAAGAAGCCAGggcttattttaaaatttctgataATACACACACAGTAAACATTTAATGAATATGGACTGGTCATGTATGTATGAACtggtgatttatataaggagtgaTGTAATAATATTTAACTCTTTCCCTGCTGAATTtttatgatgaacttgtccattgttcaatttggacagtactattaactgttaaaaggggtgaataCCAAAAAAATGTGTAACTGACTAAATAGTGAagtgtgcagatcatgatcagacagcatggatgtgcaggctgattatgatctacactggtcgcaaaggcagaatcagttgtgtccagcatagTAAAggttaatatttaaaaacaacaaacatgcTGCTTGTTAATGTATATCTGAAACTGAAACTCTTTTATTTGATTGATAGCTGTTTTATTAGAAAGTAAGTaaaagtgagttattgtgacatgtccataagttattacaaacaactgtatttttgtatttgtgacAAAATTGTTCATGTTCGAATGTATATCAGTTTTGTTGTATCATTTCAGTAGTGACCATCCGCTTGGACTTGCTTCCCAAGGAAATTTTTACGAAGTCATTGACTATCAACATGACATGGAGACAGAATGCCCTGATCAAACCAAGTTTCCGGCCACTTTCTGGCAACCAATGAAAGAGCTGAGAATACCGTCGGGAGTTGCCAGCACCTGTACCATCAGTGTTGAGTCTTCCACAAAATAACACAGACTTTGAGCATTGCTTCTCTCAGGTCAGAAAAATGCAGTGAGATAACAGAAGTAACTTATCAATAAACTATTTCCTGTCTATCAGTAATAATTGGACAGTTGCTGAATGTTACCATGGATCTACAGAAAGCTGGTGGACAGTCATGGATCTGCTGAAATCTGGAGGGCAGTTACTGAATGTTACCATGGATTTGCTGAAAGCTGGTGGACAGTTACTGAATATTACCATGGATCTGCTGAAAGCTGGTGGGCAGTTAATGAATGTTAGCATGGATCTGTTGAAAGCTGGTGGACAGTTACTAAATGTTACCAAGGATCTGCTGAAAGCTGGTGGGCAGTTAATGAATGTTACCAAGGATCTGCTGAAAGCTGGTGGACAGTAATGTTACTGAATGTTACCATGGATCTGCTGAAAGCTGGTGGACAGTCATGGATCAGCTGAAATCTGGAGGGCAGTTACTGAATGTTACCATGGATCTGCTGAAAGCTGGTGGACAGTTACTGAATATTACCATGGATCTGCTGAAAGCTGGTGGGCAGTTAATGAATGTTACCATGGATCTGTTGAAAGCTGGTGGACAGTTACTGAATATTACCAAGGATCTGCTGAAAGCTGGTGGACAGTAATGTTACTGAATATTACCAGAGATCTGCTGAAAGCTGGTGGACAGTAATGTTACTGAATGATACCAGGGATCTACAGTTACTGAATGTTACCAGGGATCTGTGGAAAGTTACTGAAGGTTACTTTGGATCTGCTGAAAGCTGGTGGACAGTTACTGAATGTTACCAAGCATCTGCTGAAAGCTGGTGGACAGTTACTGAATGTTACCAGGGAACTGCAAAAAGCTGGTGGACAGTTACTGAATGTTACCAGGGATCTGCTGAAAGCTGGTGGACAGTTACTGAATGTTACCAGGGATCTGCTGAAAGCTGGTGGACAGTTACTGAATGTTACCAGGGATCTGCTGAAAGCTGGTGGACAGTTACTGAATGTTACCAGGGATCTGCTGAAAGCTGATGGACAGTTACTGAATATTACCAAGCATCTGCTGAAAGCTGGTGGACAGTTACTGAATGTTTTCAGGGATCTGCTGAATGCTATAAAGATACATAAAGGAATATTAAAGGTAGTTAACATGACATTAAAGAATGTTCAGTTGTTACAGTGAAATAGatcttaaaaatattaaaatcaagtACAAATTTGATGGttgaatatatacattaaaactaATACTGAATGTGACATTTAAATTAAAGGATGTTCATATGTGCCAGAGATATAGACATACAACatatcaaatacaaaaatgataGTTTTATAATTAAGATATTGAAAAGATAAACACCAGCatgatattaaaaataatttcacagtttgttttatttttttataacaaacaagaaaaacaGAAGTAATTACGTAACTCAGaaagatataatatataaataccatgtggcaacccgagggcagaattaTGTCACCCAAGGCGAATGCCGAgcggtgacattctgtttcgagggttgacggTATCAATATCACATACGCtgctatatgatattttattataccgatCAAAATTTAgtgcataaaaatgtttttaattcatttaatttaacggTTTGATCTTTAGTGTGGctatcgcctgtgtacacattgaagcttttctgaggacttagatttatttttaatttctgccctttgttgttcctgtccttttggcttcatcagtcaaaattttgctcctatccttctctgatgtaatccttcgagcatgaaactactggcctgatttgaaaatagttttatttgaagtaactttaagaaaatttcaactatattttctcataattcttttgattgatcttgattatgattttttgacattcttgtccttaagtgcaatggtaacaggtgagcgatatagggccattttggccctcttgtttaaagctttagctaagaaatttgttcaagcaaacaactctactcaggtgagcgatataggggcATCATGGCCCACTTGTTAAATTTAGAGTACAACATGTACTCAGGTTTGTCATTGTTGTTACATGACAAAAAAGTGTTTACCCCTTTTGGGGAAAAATGACCCTTTTAGAAGACTGTAATGTGTCCTCGAATATTGCTTTcttacaaaagttttgccaaaaattaaattaatgctaaatgattaaaatgtggctaataatgtaccatttaacctaatagattctactttttgtagaaagttttttttcacccttatttttggctggcatttgcctataCTTGATGTAAGATTTACAATGAGGTAGGGAtgggtaatttcaaatatctattaaagtagatcagatttggttttgatattttcctgactgatacatataattataagctataattgaaataaaagtttacaaGATAACACTTGaaattatctagaaaatataaattaaaacaaaaagaacaaaaatatcaaaattcaccagttttaacatttttatgcaccTGAAggcaggctgtctagcgtccctaaaattcctactttttcctattttttttcaatttggctaaaattcctattttttttaaaaaatcaaaggaaattcctaaaaaggccctattttttcacaaagattcctaattttttaacttttttgcaatgatcaaaaagagaaaatgttttaaatgttgtttaaaagttcttctaattcagaaaaaaaacaatttagcacagttcaaaacagtggaaagctaggagacgtcttttctgtaaataaagcactatttgtgagttacttttatgtcaatcaaataaaggtaagcacattacatggtctttaaagtccgtattttgatttgaaaattcctaaatttagccctaaaatttccatgaaattgtaccaaattcctaattttagccctatttttttgtacaaattgccctaaaattagccctaattttttgtcggggtatgctagacagcctgtgaagggaggcatatagtttttgaaccgtctgtcggtcggtctgtccgcaattttcgtgtccggtccatatctttgtcatccatggatggattttcaaataacttggcatgaatgtgtaccacagtaagacgacgtgtcgctcgcaagacccaggtccgtagctcaaaggtcaaggtcatacttagacgttaaaggtcatatttcatgatagtgcattgatgggcctgtccggtccatatctttgtcattcatgcatggattttaaaattattgggtatgaatgtgtaccacagtaagacgacgtgtcg
It includes:
- the LOC128548349 gene encoding uncharacterized protein LOC128548349, with amino-acid sequence MLPGICGKLLKVTLDLLKAGGQLLNVTKHLLKAGGQLLNVTRELQKAGGQLLNVTRDLLKAGGQLLNVTRDLLKAGGQLLNVTRDLLKAGGQLLNVTRDLLKADGQLLNITKHLLKAGGQLLNVFRDLLNAIKIHKGILKVVNMTLKNVQLLQ